A region of the Exiguobacterium aurantiacum DSM 6208 genome:
CCGGTACACCGAGTGTCGCGGCGAAGAACGCGCCCGACACACCCCATGGGATGAGCGGGTTGATGACCGTTCCGCCGTCTTCAAGCGCACGTGACAAGTAACGCGGATCGATGCCACGGTCGACGAACCCTTGTTTGAACGCTTGCCCTGGTAGCAAGATTGACAAGTACTGTTCTCCGGCGAGCAAGTTGACGCCGATCGAGCTCAAGACGACCGACAACACCGAGCTGCCTCGTGACTTCAAACGGCGAAGCAACGCATCGACGATCGCTTGGAACACACCGAGTTCTCGGAGCAGACCGCCGAACGCGAGTGCGATCAAGACGAGACTGACCGACCAGAGCATCGACTCGAGACCACCGCGGTCGAGCACGGCCGCGATCGTTTCGTTTTCAACACCTGACTGGAAGCCGCCTTGCATGACGCCGAACCAGTTCGAGATGTTCCAGTTGCCTTGCACGAACCCAGCCGTCAACACACCGGCAAACATCCCGACGAGCATCGTCGGCAACACCGGCATGCGGCGGAACGCAAGCACGGCGACGAGAAGTGGCGCGAGAAGCGTCACCCATGACAAATTGAACCGGCCTGCGAGCGCTGCTTGCGCTTCGGCAATTTGAGCCGTGTCGGTCGCTTGACCGCTCCGTCCGAGAATTGTGAACAAGACGAGCGTGATCAAAAAGGCTGGTACCGTCGTCCCCATCATGAAACGAATATGGTCGAACAGTTTGACACCGGCGACGGCCGGGGCGAAGTTCGTCGTATCCGAGAGCGGACTCATCTTGTCTCCAAAAAGTGCCCCAGAGACGATGGCTCCGGCGGCGAGCGCCGGTGAGATGCCAAGTGCCATCCCGATTCCGAACAAGGCGACCCCGACTGTACCGACCGTCGTGAACGCGCTTCCTGTGAACGTCGAGACGATCATCGTGATGAGCAAGACACTCGGCAAGAACCACTGTGCTGAAATTGTATCTAAA
Encoded here:
- the nhaC gene encoding Na+/H+ antiporter NhaC, with product MQMKGKEAVFVVLLSGISLLALMFLAKATPHMAIFGTMVLVGVYAYYRTRDFKTIETAMINGIREAIMPVMILLLIGMLIGVWQMSGTVATILSIGLDTISAQWFLPSVLLITMIVSTFTGSAFTTVGTVGVALFGIGMALGISPALAAGAIVSGALFGDKMSPLSDTTNFAPAVAGVKLFDHIRFMMGTTVPAFLITLVLFTILGRSGQATDTAQIAEAQAALAGRFNLSWVTLLAPLLVAVLAFRRMPVLPTMLVGMFAGVLTAGFVQGNWNISNWFGVMQGGFQSGVENETIAAVLDRGGLESMLWSVSLVLIALAFGGLLRELGVFQAIVDALLRRLKSRGSSVLSVVLSSIGVNLLAGEQYLSILLPGQAFKQGFVDRGIDPRYLSRALEDGGTVINPLIPWGVSGAFFAATLGVPVLEYAPFAFFLWLSPIFSVILGYVKLGKQRDAMKLAS